Proteins from a genomic interval of Paenibacillus lentus:
- a CDS encoding TVP38/TMEM64 family protein: protein MKKWSVVILYIILFILTYIYRHELTAWSQGSPPVWLLFALSTLLALFPVVPYKIVVAAAGYVMGTLGGGTIILFGSTLAGAIVYGGAAIFRESAASWLARFKKLELLTQFSANRPFRTIAICRLIPVIPQTAVNIYAGATGMSFVHFILGSLVGKLPAVYVYAYVGSTLEEQPFIATFIAVAYFVLLILLLWVWGFRQKKI from the coding sequence ATGAAAAAATGGTCTGTCGTAATCCTGTATATCATCCTATTCATCCTGACATATATTTACCGTCACGAGCTTACAGCGTGGAGTCAGGGATCGCCGCCGGTCTGGCTGCTGTTTGCGCTCTCCACGCTGCTTGCTCTTTTTCCAGTGGTGCCTTATAAAATCGTGGTCGCCGCAGCGGGTTATGTCATGGGAACTTTGGGCGGAGGAACGATTATTCTATTCGGCTCAACGCTAGCAGGAGCGATCGTGTACGGAGGAGCAGCTATATTTCGAGAATCTGCTGCAAGCTGGCTGGCCCGTTTCAAGAAATTGGAGCTGTTGACGCAATTCTCAGCCAACAGACCTTTCCGAACGATCGCCATATGCCGCTTAATCCCGGTTATTCCCCAGACAGCGGTTAACATTTATGCCGGTGCAACAGGAATGTCCTTCGTCCACTTCATCCTTGGCTCACTTGTTGGCAAGCTGCCAGCCGTTTATGTTTATGCTTATGTAGGTTCTACACTAGAAGAACAACCCTTTATCGCGACATTTATCGCCGTAGCCTATTTCGTGCTCCTCATCCTTCTATTATGGGTTTGGGGATTTCGTCAAAAAAAGATATAA
- a CDS encoding AraC family transcriptional regulator has translation MRLHDDLQILTAGYSIHRKPFHMTNEDGLGHYLIRLQTAGRCRGRINGQLELLEAGDLLLFAPEEPYELKIEAEENQSGDYRVDSADYHIFLSGAWVEQWWQQTARPQKFKVTLSEGILGAFRQIMLEQRRMSNPSPKIAEYYLKILCLDIDRNLQEHQAPSHQTYLAHRIKNYIEENASSPFKLEDVASHVGISVSRAVFLFKQAFGTSIIQYTLEIRMNMARERIIFSPLSLEHVAESSGFPNYNYFHRVFRKRYGMSPKEFRQSARSNG, from the coding sequence ATGAGACTTCATGATGACTTGCAAATACTGACAGCAGGCTACTCGATCCATCGCAAGCCTTTCCACATGACCAATGAGGATGGACTAGGACATTACTTAATTCGCCTCCAGACGGCAGGCCGGTGCCGCGGGCGTATTAACGGCCAACTAGAGCTGCTTGAAGCTGGTGATTTGCTACTATTCGCTCCAGAAGAGCCCTACGAGCTAAAAATTGAAGCCGAGGAGAATCAATCTGGCGACTATAGGGTGGACAGCGCGGATTATCATATTTTCCTGTCCGGTGCCTGGGTGGAACAATGGTGGCAGCAGACAGCGCGGCCGCAGAAGTTTAAAGTCACGCTGTCCGAGGGCATCCTCGGCGCCTTTCGGCAGATCATGCTAGAGCAGCGGAGAATGTCTAATCCTTCACCGAAAATCGCCGAATATTATCTCAAAATTTTATGCCTGGATATCGATCGAAATCTGCAGGAGCATCAGGCTCCCTCACATCAAACCTATCTTGCCCACCGTATCAAGAATTATATCGAAGAGAACGCCTCATCCCCGTTTAAACTGGAGGACGTCGCTTCCCATGTCGGCATTAGCGTATCCCGGGCAGTGTTCCTTTTTAAGCAGGCATTCGGCACCAGCATTATTCAATATACGCTGGAAATTCGCATGAATATGGCGCGAGAGCGTATCATCTTTAGTCCATTATCCTTGGAGCATGTCGCGGAGAGTTCGGGCTTTCCAAACTATAATTATTTCCACCGCGTCTTCCGCAAGCGTTACGGCATGTCTCCCAAGGAGTTCCGTCAAAGTGCCCGTAGCAATGGATAG